The sequence below is a genomic window from Diabrotica undecimpunctata isolate CICGRU unplaced genomic scaffold, icDiaUnde3 ctg00003426.1, whole genome shotgun sequence.
ACTTTACAAGAACTCCCTGGtgagtattttgaaattttagaaTCAACCCCCATCAAATATCGCAGTTAACTACTGCACACCAAAAACGCTGATCAAGAGCCGTTCCattgtatggctggtaacccctgaaaGTACCTCCTTTGGCGTGTTTGGCAAAGTTCACCCTAATTCCTCTTGTGCGCTTCAGAAACATCGTCCACACAAACACGCCATCCTCTGACCCACAgctccttagtagtccactacttctccacTTAAAACGTCATTCATCACGTTTCATTCTCACCACCACTACTCCTAAAAAAAAGAGAGTACTTCTTCCTTGAAGAAGCGTGaagcttaaacaaggttaaaaaCTCTGGTTCCAACGAAGCCTTGGAAGGTTAATGTGGAGTTCGAATCGGGgcagaaactattaacaacatcagatatgcagatgacaccgcgatcatggctgaaagtatcgaagatcttcaattcctTATAGATCAAGTCACTAAAGAATGCTCTAATAACGGACTAGgcataaatacaacaaagacaaagttacttgtggttaCTAAACAAGACCTCGGAGCTatacaactaattgtcaataatgaaaCCGATTAgaaaagttaaccattttaaatacctaggatgatgatgatgaattaacAGGTAGTTTTTCTGCTCTAGTGCCTTGAAAAGATGTATTTTTCGGTGTGAATCACCGTCGACTTCAGCTCGTGACTTCCTTTTACTTTACTGAAGTACAAAATCGTGATCCATTATTTGCTGGAATAATCTTGTTTTACCTTCAGTTATAAAAGCCTCCGTTTGATTTGAAAGACATTTATTCCGGAGTCTTCTTTCATTTTGCGCAATAAACTCGATCGTAGCTcagattttttgaataaaatgtgTTTCAAAATTGTGTCTCTAGacttgatatatttattttaaaaaaaaattttcttttagaaatgaaattgcattagttttgtttaaactctttgtCATATAGAGCTTTAAAAAACGAACAGTACTAGTTCTCTAAGACAACTTAatgatattttttacaaaataaaaaatatttgatttctGTATCATAGAATTTATTTTACTACAACTTTTTTTATACATGTTAACATGTGAATTATAAAAACgttattataaataattacaataaaaaaaatatactaccaataatttattgttttttacatGATTTTATTTAAACTAAAGCATTCTACATATAATACCTTTTAAATTAATAGAAAAGTGcaaaaaattatgattttttcaGGGAAAAAATCATAACGTGATATTATAATCTGATAAAACGAAGTAAGCTACAGTATTGTGCGAAATAATGGAATCGTAAGATTTTTCAATATTCACAATTGGCAACACTTTCCACACATTTGCAACTGACAAAGCattaaaaacataaccttactttaCTCTGCCTTTTATTTAAGGATGTTTTAGGACATGTCCCACtaagtttgtgttgttttgtacTACTTTGTGTTGTTTTCGGTAATGAGTGAGTTTGTTTCGTTTAATTCCATCATGGATATTACGCCTAGGAAGCGTGAAAATATTATCACGTTAAGTGAACACACTTCTATGTCACAAAGAAAAATCGCAAGAAGTTGTGAAGTAAGTCACGGGGGTAGTAAGCAAGATTTTGAAGCGTATACGAGAAACGGGATCAATGAATGTGAAAAGGTTAGAAAAATGCGGAAGAAAGAGGAAAAGGACACCAGcagatgaaagatttttacatcGAAAGAGCAAATTGGGCCCAAGAAAAACAAGCCAAGAGCTCCACCACGATCTAGCAGCATTAGGTGTAGTGATTCATGACTCAACtgtttgaaaaagacttttgaagaATGGTAGAAGGGCAATGTGTCCACAGAAAAAACACCTTATaactgaacaaataaaaaaacaaagttattgtgGACCAAAAAATACTCTAATTAGACTGTAGATGACTGGAGAAAAgtcctatttacagatgaaacttACTTTATAGTTCAGGGACAGCGGTCGAAGTTCGTCAAGAAGTCTGACAATGAAAACCTTACACCATCTCATATTGATCAAACCGTAAAACATCCAgtcaacaaaaaatgttttggGGATGATTTTCATACATGGGAGTTGGATCTTTGGTAccaaacgcgctatctcagagtatgaatagccaaaaataaaaatccatgTTGGAATAGCGTTTGGACATAGAACTCCAAAAATGTCAGCCCCAAGCAGGAGCGATTCTTCAATAGGACTCTGCTCTCTGTCACAACTCAAAACAAATGatggaattttttaaaaattaaaagattaatGTTTTAGGTTGGTCCGGTAATTCGCCACACCACAACCCCATTGAAAATATATGGGCCATTTGGATAGACTGCGCAAAATCGACTAAGCATCAAAAATAAAAGTGATAGAAGCGGTCATTCAGGTTTGGTTTTGAGATGAAAAAATATCTGGGAACTGTCATGAGCTCTTAGAATATATGCCAAAAGGGGTAAAAGCAGTAATTACAGCCAAATGGGGACATATTTCCTAACAGATGATGTAAGATTACCTTTATGGTTTtgccaaaatataatttttttctaaataaactgttttttttttattaaaacagcaTATGATTTCATTAATTCGTTTAGTACTGTGGATAATTAGTGACGTGTGTATATATTCCAAGTCATACATAGCTTAAAAAACAACGAAAAATAAGCGTTATCGTAAATAAAATTTCCAGAATAACCACTATGaacatttttgtattataaaGAAAACCCTAATATTAGTCAAGTCAGCTGTATGTTTTGGTGATATAAAAATTGGTTCCCTTAGAAAAAAGTATAAGAGCAGAGTTGGAGATATATGCAAAAACAAATTATCTTCAGATTAAATGAATACTAAGAGAtggtttattttcatatatttctgcTTAATAATTTTGCCTGCCCTGTGTTTTCGATGTTACTATTGGGTTTGTTTACTCATAACCAGAGTCTCTAGAAAATTAGACTATATAAGGTGATACACTgtaaaaatatgcaataaaatgTGCAAAAAATTGGAAAGGTTCTGGTCCAGACGAAAAAGAAATAGATTTGATAAAAACTAATAGATGATAACAATATAAAACTACTAACAtatatttttaacaacatatacgaAAGAGGCGTTATACCAAAGGATTGGTTTAACTCAGAATTCATAGCCATACCAAAGAAATCCAGTTCCCGCAAATGCGATGAATTTAGGCTCATTAGCTTAATGAGTCACTTACTAAAATTGATCTTAAAGATCATATAGTGACCCAACCGCTCATTCAAAAATGCCTCGATCACCAGAAAAAAAGTATACATCTGTTTCATCTATTACCAGCAGGCTTTTGAGTCTAGCATGAAAAATTGTTGTATGAACTAAAGAAAATGAAGCTAGATACAAAAGATCTCCGCATAATCCAAAATCTTTATTGGAACAGCATATGTACATAAATCTTGAACAGCATTGAATGGAATGTCATGGGTGCATTACATTACAAATAAAGTGACCCTAAGAAGAGTTAGTATCTAAAGAGCATTTCCAGATATAGTTAAATTGCTACAGATAATATTAGAATCTAGTGCAGTACAAATGATTTAGTATAGTACCATAATTAGAATAATGGAAGAAAGTTGCCTGTGCATCTCACAGCAAGTATAAACATTTAAACGCTGCATAGCGTACGGCAGTACAACAACAAAACGATCTAAAAAAAGCCTGACAGACAGGTAAGAATAAAACAAGGATACATTTACAGTTCTAATACTAGATTAACTGAAGTTCAGGTTCACTCTCAGATTTCTGATAGACAAACTGAGCAGCAGCTATGACTTGTGATGAATATTTATCAATAACAAACTTAGCAAAAAGTAATAccaatagaaaaataataaaaacaattatatAACTTAATTTCACAGACATATTTTCAAGGTACTCTGCAGTACGATTGATTTCATGAACGATATCTGGTAAAACTTCTTCATAGTTACTGTAATAGTTTTCTTCAGTACTATTATTATCCCTACAAGGAATGCCGAATACATTACTAACGTTGTAGGAATTACCATTCATGAAATGTACGGGTTTGTTCTGCTTACTGATGCTTATGAGGAGTTTACAAGTCCAGTTGTTGCCATTCATATCGATTTCTCTGAACCACAGCACGTGAGAAATTAAAGCTTTCATATCGAAACTTGTTAAGTTATTGTAAGCGATGCTTAAAACTCTAAGATTTTTCATATTGTGAAAAATATCCTCGCTCAAATAACTGATTTGGTTATAACTTAAATCTAAATCAGTTATTCTCTCTAAACCATTGAACACTCCAGCACCAATGGTTGATACTTTGTTATAGCTCAGATCTAGTGTTCTTAATTGCTTTAAACTTCTAAAACAACCCATGGTTAATTTACTGATCATATTATAGCCTAAGTACAATTCACTTAACTGATTTAGACCTGCTAGCATATCGAAATCTATTTCTTTTAACGAGTTAAACCTTATGTCCAATTTAATCAATGCAGTAAATACAGATAAATTTTTAACTTCAAAAAGAACGTTCTGACTTAAGTTTAGAACTTTAATTTCGGATGGAAAATTAGTAAAATCTAGTTTTTGAAGACGATTTCCAACAAAGGAAACGCCTTCCAAagctttaagttttttaaatattctaaaatcGAAATTTAAGTCTAAATTATTGTGATCCAGCTCTATAATGGAAATATTCTTTAAATCTGAAAAAGCATCAAGATCCACTACAGATGAGTTTCCTACGCGGTTATTATTTAAATGTAGATATTGAAGTGACGGCAAATTCTTTAAAgcattttttaaattggatattttgttaaaatcTAAAAGAACTGTGATAagtttaaccaaatttgatataTTAAACATAGTTATTGAATTATATTCCACGTTTAGTTGTACTAAAGAGCTGGGAAAATGAGCATCTAACACAGCAAGTCGATTTCGTTGAAGATTGAGAAACTGTAAAGctttatttttactaaaagtaTCAACTTCTAGGTCTATAAGAGAGTTATTATTTAAATCGATGGATTGTATATTAATGAGAGGATAAAATACGTCTTGCACCAAGCTAACAATTTTATTGgaggatattttcagttcttCGAGACTGCCCAAATCTTTAAACGCTTCTGGATGAATAATActgattaaattattatttaagttcAACTTTCTTAAATTTGCAGCTCCTGCAAAAGTCTTTTGTCCTATGTTTGTGAGAAGGTTATTTTGGAGAGTGATTACATATATCGAGAACGATTTAAAGGCGTAGTCTTTTATCTTTCTAATAGTATTGTTTTCCAGTGTAATAGTGGATATATTGACCCGTTCGAAAGTACTATTGTCAACCATGTCCACTCCAGctacaattgttatttgtgttAAATTAAGAAAAGAAAACATTTCCTTGTTGATTATCGGTAGGGAGCTGTCGTTGATGTCCAGATACTCGCAGGAACTGTTCATACTTGATCTTATCTGCTGACCGATGTCTTCTTGATCAAATCTTAGTTGTTTGCAGGTAACATAGCGATACAGTATGCGTTCCACCCTGTAGATGTTGATCGATTTCTTTGACATCTCGCATGTCTGTTCGGATGGTTTAATTAAGCTCAGAAGTATCAGGACCATAAAGTGACACCTGCAAatataaaaagatttattttatactatattattatattataaaagatATTAAAGAACTATTACGGAAGGCTTTTGGATGTATGGGAAAACTGTTCTAGGTGTTTAAATATACATCGATATATGagaaaaatagagaaaaatataCGATTGCAAGTAAAATAATCAGATTACTTTCACGTGAACGAATTACTCACTGGAGAAAACTCAATGTGTAAAGCAATTAAAATTCAATATATTATGATGACAATTACGTTCTAAGATTTATTTTAAGCAGGAAAAAGTCCCGTGACAAACAAAAAGAGGTATTAAAAATCTAGAATATTCTAGATGGCTTTAAAATATCTCACCGCTGTGACCCATCTTACACTTCTTTTTAACCCATTATATCCCTCTGGAGCCATTTGgggacgcgctatctcagagtactatAGCTCCTTCTATTGAGACACCAAGAGTTCACTACGACAGAGTGTTAGTTtagattatttttttctttacttataGCGCTGATATTTATCAGTTCGACCAACGCAACAACAGGCAAAATTTTGTAAGCAAGGTCATGCCTTTGTCTGAAATACCGGTACATAGTTTTACTACAAGacaagtaaaattaaaatttcatttgtTAGCAGTGTTTATTATACGCAAACGTGTAGTTGTGAGTGTAAGTTATTGTGTTTTCAACAAATTTTGTCGAGTTTGCTGAAATTGTAGGTTATTAATACATAAGCTAGGTAAGTAATACGTTTGGGGACACTGGGCGGAAGCCGTCTATATAAAATACATGTGGATATTTTTGCAATACCtatttttatttcagtttgtTATGGAACCAGAACATTTTTGTTCTGAACAGCAGTGATGAAGAAGAAAGTGAAGACGAAGACAGCTTGCCACTGTCTGAAAGATTAAACAACTGAAAATCAAAACTGaccaaaaaaataaagataagtcAAAAACGGACAAAAAATTTGTTGATACTGGTATGCCAGCTACTTGCCGGTTGGGCTTACAGTTAGAAAATTCTAAAATTGAACTTGGAAAACTGTAGTCCAGTTGAAGTATTTGAAAACTTGTTTAATGACAAAATGTTTGACTATTTGATGCATCAAACCAATttgtaattattacaaaaaatagaCACGACTTTTTACTATCTATCATATTACTATCATAAACTACCAAGTAAacgtaatttttaaaaaattttccaataaaatcctttataaaaaggtatataaaaaaccccgtcgggctatgttaaaaagacaaaacgttttcggaataagtattccatcatcagtgtcctaaaatatttaaccacttaattaaaaagaacatgaaatgatttaaattttgaagaatcatgttctttttaattaagtggttaaatattttaggacactgatgatggaatacttattccgaaaacgttttgtctttttaacatagcacgacggggttttttatatacctttttataaaggattttattgaaaaattttttattatatggtatacagccaactacaggaacttagtttccttgtggattgtaATTATTAAAGTCTTGATCTTGGAATCGCTGCGGTCGCAAAAACTTTGTCAAGAAACGGATTCTAGGAAATCAAAAGGTATATTCACTTagtcttcttcttgtagttccttctcctaacTGTGTAGCCTttttaacacttctgcatttgtaactcgttgggtacatggtattttcaaaatcctttt
It includes:
- the LOC140432264 gene encoding uncharacterized protein — translated: MVLILLSLIKPSEQTCEMSKKSINIYRVERILYRYVTCKQLRFDQEDIGQQIRSSMNSSCEYLDINDSSLPIINKEMFSFLNLTQITIVAGVDMVDNSTFERVNISTITLENNTIRKIKDYAFKSFSIYVITLQNNLLTNIGQKTFAGAANLRKLNLNNNLISIIHPEAFKDLGSLEELKISSNKIVSLVQDVFYPLINIQSIDLNNNSLIDLEVDTFSKNKALQFLNLQRNRLAVLDAHFPSSLVQLNVEYNSITMFNISNLVKLITVLLDFNKISNLKNALKNLPSLQYLHLNNNRVGNSSVVDLDAFSDLKNISIIELDHNNLDLNFDFRIFKKLKALEGVSFVGNRLQKLDFTNFPSEIKVLNLSQNVLFEVKNLSVFTALIKLDIRFNSLKEIDFDMLAGLNQLSELYLGYNMISKLTMGCFRSLKQLRTLDLSYNKVSTIGAGVFNGLERITDLDLSYNQISYLSEDIFHNMKNLRVLSIAYNNLTSFDMKALISHVLWFREIDMNGNNWTCKLLISISKQNKPVHFMNGNSYNVSNVFGIPCRDNNSTEENYYSNYEEVLPDIVHEINRTAEYLENMSVKLSYIIVFIIFLLVLLFAKFVIDKYSSQVIAAAQFVYQKSESEPELQLI